A portion of the Adhaeribacter radiodurans genome contains these proteins:
- a CDS encoding ABC transporter permease: MLKNYFKIAWRSLTKQKMYAAIKVGGFALGIAACFLISLYIRDELSYDRHVPDAERVYRVAIDFNYKGEIIKSVHFQAPFAKALKADFPEIQKSGRLIASELFGAGNAQIRRSDKLENSYEDHVAFVDQELVDILQLPMVYGDRKRALAEPNTIVISKAKADQFFPNENPVGKTLIINDNTAKPYKIGGVMADMPTTSHLQYDFLLTLTGQDFYPGEQSNWQNTNYLTYILLRPGVDAPQLTKKLISVIEKNMMPQMVAAGNVEAANIVKNSTFKLQPLPDIHLRSNGIRDAWSKYGDIRFVYLFGAIAGFILIIACINFINLSTAKSANRAKEVGLRKVLGSYRSSLIKQFLTESLLYSVISFAVGLFLAWLLLPYFNQLAAKTLVIPWRAWWLLPTLLSAAVVVGVVAGLYPAFYLSAFQPVSVLKGAVSRGSKSSGTRSLLVVFQFTTSIVLIVGTFIIYRQMNYILHKEIGFNKDQVILLQGAHTLGDKVKTLKTELLRLPEVKSVSISDYLPVKDTKRNGNSFWKEGKVTEESSVNGQIWEVDQDYVRTLGMQIAAGRDFSRDLASDSQAVVVNQAMVQKFNFAQPIGQRITNGGQTWTIIGVVQDFHYETFKQDIAPLCLVLGNSPSVVAVKVNTAQMANLVQSVTGAWKTVAPHQPLRFSFLDESYARMHEEVQRMGQIFSSFAVLAIIVACLGLFALSAYMVEQRSKEISIRLVLGASTFNIFRLLTSNFLKLVLTALVIAVPIAWYGMQQWLQDYEYRVAITWDVFVVAGILAVCIAVLTISYQSIRAAFTRPVKALRNE; encoded by the coding sequence ATGCTGAAAAACTATTTTAAAATTGCCTGGCGCTCTTTAACCAAGCAAAAGATGTATGCGGCCATTAAAGTGGGCGGGTTTGCGCTGGGCATTGCGGCTTGTTTTTTAATTTCTTTGTACATCCGCGACGAGCTGAGCTACGACCGGCACGTACCAGATGCGGAGCGCGTTTACCGGGTAGCTATCGATTTTAACTATAAAGGCGAGATTATCAAAAGCGTGCATTTTCAGGCGCCTTTTGCCAAAGCGTTAAAAGCCGACTTTCCGGAAATTCAAAAATCAGGTCGCTTAATTGCCAGCGAGCTGTTCGGGGCGGGCAACGCCCAGATCCGGCGCAGCGATAAGCTGGAAAACTCCTACGAAGATCACGTTGCCTTTGTCGATCAGGAATTGGTAGATATACTGCAACTACCTATGGTGTACGGCGACCGTAAACGGGCGCTCGCGGAACCCAACACCATTGTTATTTCTAAAGCAAAAGCCGATCAATTTTTTCCGAACGAAAACCCGGTTGGCAAAACGTTAATCATTAACGACAACACTGCCAAGCCTTACAAGATAGGCGGCGTTATGGCCGACATGCCCACTACCTCGCACCTGCAGTACGATTTTTTACTTACGTTAACCGGGCAGGATTTTTACCCCGGCGAACAATCAAATTGGCAAAACACTAATTATCTAACTTATATTTTACTGCGGCCGGGCGTTGATGCCCCGCAGTTAACGAAAAAGTTAATCTCGGTAATTGAGAAAAATATGATGCCCCAAATGGTAGCGGCTGGCAACGTGGAGGCGGCGAATATTGTAAAAAACAGTACTTTTAAGCTGCAACCCCTCCCGGATATTCACCTGCGTTCCAACGGCATCCGGGATGCCTGGTCGAAGTACGGCGATATTCGGTTTGTGTATTTGTTTGGCGCTATTGCTGGTTTTATTTTAATCATTGCCTGCATTAACTTCATCAATCTGTCTACGGCTAAGTCGGCGAACCGGGCCAAAGAAGTAGGATTGCGCAAAGTACTGGGTTCTTACCGGAGCAGCTTAATCAAACAGTTCTTAACCGAATCGCTGTTATACAGCGTTATTTCTTTTGCCGTGGGGCTTTTCCTGGCTTGGCTCTTACTGCCGTACTTTAATCAATTAGCCGCTAAAACGTTAGTGATTCCGTGGCGGGCCTGGTGGCTGCTGCCTACATTGTTATCGGCTGCCGTAGTGGTGGGGGTAGTAGCGGGCTTGTATCCGGCTTTTTACTTGTCGGCTTTTCAACCGGTTAGCGTATTAAAAGGGGCTGTCAGCCGGGGTAGTAAAAGTTCCGGTACCCGCAGTTTGCTAGTGGTTTTTCAGTTTACTACTTCCATTGTTTTAATCGTCGGTACTTTTATTATTTACCGGCAAATGAATTACATCCTGCACAAGGAAATTGGTTTTAACAAAGACCAGGTAATTTTACTGCAAGGTGCCCATACGTTAGGCGATAAAGTAAAAACTTTAAAAACGGAGCTCCTGCGCTTACCCGAAGTAAAAAGTGTGAGCATCAGCGATTATTTGCCCGTAAAAGACACCAAACGTAACGGCAACTCTTTCTGGAAAGAAGGAAAAGTTACCGAAGAAAGCTCTGTAAATGGCCAAATCTGGGAAGTGGATCAGGATTACGTAAGAACCCTGGGCATGCAAATAGCCGCAGGCCGGGATTTCTCCCGCGATCTGGCCTCCGACTCTCAGGCAGTAGTTGTAAACCAGGCGATGGTGCAAAAATTTAATTTTGCGCAGCCCATTGGTCAGCGCATTACCAACGGCGGCCAAACCTGGACCATTATCGGGGTAGTTCAGGATTTCCATTACGAAACGTTTAAGCAAGACATTGCCCCCCTTTGCCTGGTTCTAGGCAATAGTCCGTCGGTAGTGGCGGTTAAAGTAAATACCGCCCAAATGGCGAACCTGGTGCAATCCGTCACCGGCGCCTGGAAAACCGTAGCGCCGCACCAACCCCTGCGTTTTAGCTTCCTCGACGAATCGTATGCCCGCATGCACGAAGAGGTGCAGCGTATGGGCCAGATCTTCAGCAGTTTTGCGGTACTGGCTATTATTGTGGCCTGCCTCGGTTTGTTTGCTTTGTCGGCTTATATGGTGGAGCAACGCAGCAAAGAAATCAGTATCCGGTTGGTACTAGGGGCGTCTACGTTTAACATTTTCCGGTTGCTCACCTCAAATTTTTTAAAATTAGTACTAACGGCCCTGGTTATTGCGGTGCCCATTGCCTGGTACGGGATGCAACAATGGTTGCAGGATTACGAGTACCGCGTTGCGATTACCTGGGATGTATTTGTAGTGGCCGGCATACTAGCCGTTTGTATCGCAGTGCTTACCATTAGCTATCAATCCATTCGGGCGGCGTTTACCAGGCCGGTGAAGGCTTTGCGGAATGAATAA
- a CDS encoding ABC transporter permease: MLQNYLKIALRNLLRHKAFSFINILGLALGMTCSILIMLWVQDETSYNKFHKNGPQLYRIMANLNWGETQTGNNTPQPLGEALRKDIPEITHVAQMTDWDLGVIFKANGKTNKETKGRFVGPELFQMFSFPLVEGDPKTALATPDAIVISQSLARKYFGNQAALGQIINLKDQSNVRVTGVMQDMPQNSSLRVDFVLPIEVFVKKNDWVKTWGNFSLTTFLQLRPDANFAKVDAQVRKYMPQNHPEQKADFFLQPLSEMHLHAYKAGKPDGGRIVYVRLFTLVAVFILLIACINFMNLATARSAKRSKEVGIRKVIGAARSLLMGQFMGEALLTALLAMLLSLLLVILLLPTFNQVTGKFINLNYTHPAFLLSLGGITVLTGLIAGSYPALFLSSLEPVKVLKGNIKFGFKSLLFRKGLVVFQFTLSLILMVGTAVIYRQINFIQNRNLGFDRENVISIGVEGGLDKNIKVFKTELLQTPGIKGVTTTSDLPMSIYNSSADLQWPGKSDKKATSISGVFVDYDYFTTMNIRLKDGRTFSRDFASDSSAYMINEAAADMMGMKNPIGQTVSFWNGKGKIIGVVQNFHTQSLHEPIKPLIMLPLPEPRGEGLVLIRTEPGKTKEALTNLEKVTRKYNPGYPFEYKFLDEVFEEQYKSEMTIGTLINCFAGLAIFISCLGLFGLALFTAEQRTKEIGVRKVLGASVVNIVALLSKDFLKLVVLANVLAWPLAWWAMSKWLQNFAFRADLGWWIFALAGVATLGIALLTVSFQAVRSAVANPVNSLRSE, encoded by the coding sequence ATGCTCCAGAATTACCTGAAAATTGCGTTGCGCAACCTGCTCCGCCACAAAGCTTTTTCTTTTATCAATATTCTGGGTTTGGCTTTAGGCATGACCTGTAGTATTTTAATTATGCTTTGGGTACAGGACGAAACAAGCTATAATAAATTTCATAAGAACGGGCCGCAGCTGTATCGGATTATGGCTAATTTAAATTGGGGCGAAACCCAAACTGGAAACAATACGCCGCAGCCTTTAGGCGAAGCGCTCCGCAAAGACATTCCGGAAATTACCCACGTAGCACAGATGACGGATTGGGATTTAGGTGTAATATTTAAAGCCAACGGCAAGACAAACAAAGAAACCAAAGGCCGGTTTGTGGGTCCCGAGTTATTTCAAATGTTTTCGTTTCCCTTAGTAGAAGGTGACCCCAAAACCGCTTTAGCCACGCCGGATGCAATAGTAATATCCCAATCTTTAGCGCGTAAGTATTTTGGGAACCAGGCCGCACTGGGGCAAATTATTAACCTCAAAGACCAGAGCAATGTGCGGGTAACAGGCGTGATGCAGGATATGCCCCAGAACTCCTCTCTGCGGGTTGATTTTGTGTTACCGATAGAAGTATTTGTTAAAAAGAACGATTGGGTAAAAACCTGGGGTAACTTTAGCTTAACTACCTTTTTGCAACTGCGGCCCGATGCTAATTTTGCCAAGGTAGATGCGCAAGTCCGGAAATACATGCCGCAAAATCATCCGGAACAAAAAGCCGATTTTTTCTTACAACCCCTTTCCGAAATGCACTTGCACGCCTACAAAGCCGGTAAACCCGATGGGGGCCGCATTGTATACGTACGCTTATTTACCCTGGTAGCGGTATTTATTTTACTAATTGCCTGCATTAATTTCATGAACCTGGCTACTGCCCGCTCGGCGAAGCGCTCCAAAGAAGTAGGCATTCGCAAAGTAATCGGGGCGGCCCGGTCGTTGTTAATGGGGCAGTTTATGGGCGAAGCTTTACTTACGGCTTTGCTGGCCATGTTGCTTTCGCTTTTATTGGTTATTTTATTGCTACCTACTTTTAACCAGGTTACCGGCAAATTTATCAACCTTAATTATACCCATCCGGCATTTCTGCTTTCGTTGGGGGGCATTACGGTACTCACCGGACTTATTGCGGGCAGTTACCCGGCTTTGTTTTTATCGTCGCTGGAGCCGGTAAAAGTATTAAAAGGCAATATTAAATTTGGGTTTAAATCGCTGCTGTTCCGGAAAGGCCTGGTAGTTTTTCAGTTTACCTTATCGCTTATTTTAATGGTAGGCACAGCGGTTATTTACCGGCAAATTAATTTTATTCAGAACCGCAATTTAGGCTTCGATCGGGAAAATGTTATTTCTATTGGCGTAGAGGGCGGGTTAGACAAAAATATAAAAGTTTTTAAAACCGAACTGCTGCAAACGCCCGGCATTAAAGGGGTTACCACCACCAGTGACCTTCCCATGTCCATTTATAACTCGTCCGCCGATTTGCAATGGCCCGGCAAATCCGACAAAAAAGCAACTTCTATTTCGGGCGTTTTTGTGGATTACGACTACTTTACCACCATGAACATCCGGCTGAAGGATGGCCGTACTTTTTCCCGCGATTTTGCCAGCGATAGCAGCGCGTACATGATAAACGAAGCCGCCGCCGACATGATGGGCATGAAAAACCCAATCGGGCAAACCGTTTCTTTCTGGAATGGCAAAGGAAAAATTATTGGGGTAGTTCAAAACTTTCATACGCAGTCGCTGCACGAACCCATTAAACCTTTAATTATGCTACCCCTGCCGGAACCCCGCGGAGAAGGCCTTGTATTAATCCGCACGGAACCCGGCAAAACCAAAGAAGCCTTAACAAATTTAGAAAAAGTTACCCGTAAGTATAATCCAGGCTACCCGTTTGAATACAAGTTCCTCGACGAAGTTTTTGAAGAACAATACAAAAGCGAAATGACCATTGGCACCCTGATTAATTGCTTTGCGGGTTTAGCCATTTTTATTTCGTGCTTAGGTTTATTTGGCTTAGCGCTTTTTACCGCTGAGCAACGCACCAAAGAAATTGGCGTGCGCAAAGTACTGGGTGCCTCGGTAGTTAACATTGTAGCCTTACTTTCTAAGGATTTTCTAAAACTAGTAGTTCTGGCCAATGTGCTAGCCTGGCCGCTGGCTTGGTGGGCGATGAGTAAATGGTTGCAAAACTTTGCTTTCCGCGCTGATTTAGGTTGGTGGATTTTTGCCCTGGCCGGTGTAGCCACCTTGGGCATTGCGCTTTTAACCGTGAGTTTCCAGGCCGTGCGCAGCGCCGTAGCCAACCCGGTAAATTCTTTGCGAAGCGAGTAA
- a CDS encoding ABC transporter permease, which yields MLLNYFKIAIRNLLRHKLFSFINIFGLAVGLACCLLIALFILQELSYDKYHAHADRIYRVGRYFNGEDGLPGVQLANIAPPFAPLLQNDFPAIEEATRLLQHKAVIAVSPQKFFTEENVFFAEPSFFKIFTVLLHSGNAQTALSEPNTILLTEKLVAKYFPKQNPIGQLVRLDNKVTLKVSGVFQDFPVNSHFHPSFLVSFSTLQDSTLFGRKNLANFSINRFTTYLLVPPKYNVAHISVQLPAFLDRHIEYQNTRPSSYNNLFLQKLTDIHLHSHLDTELEANGDSKQVYLFGVIALFILLIACINFMNLSTARSSVRAKEIGVRKVMGASQGKLIVQFLSESLLFVLIAVLLAVVFTDLALPLMNHLIGKELTYSPVNGWLTALVVLGLALLVGLVAGSYPALYLSSFQPAKVLKGKIIQINRTVSLRKALVVLQFAITIVLVVSTAVVYKQLGYLQNKSLGLNKDYIVTLPYMPLLSARYQAFRNELLATNAVAQVARSIEAPSERLLNSLGEMGIESGGSYKESSLSFEFLGIDPYFVPTYKIKVLAGRNFSEAYPTDSNKAFLLNEAGVKALGFKTPQQAIGSTIDYGDRRAKIVGVLSDFHFESMHQKIKPILFMIPPTSEFRHLSVKLAGADLQYGITQLEKTWKQFLPDYPFEYAFLDQKFGQLYAAEQRQGLLFTLFAGMAILIACLGLFGLATFATEQRSKEIGIRKVLGASIGSIVALLSRDFLKLVLLANLLAWPIAWYGMHRWLQDFAYRTPLSWSTFGWATLLALTIALLTISFQAIKAAVANPVEALRNE from the coding sequence ATGCTACTCAACTACTTCAAAATTGCGATCCGGAATTTGCTGCGGCACAAGTTGTTTTCGTTCATCAACATCTTTGGCCTGGCCGTGGGTTTAGCATGTTGCCTGCTGATTGCCTTGTTTATTTTGCAGGAGTTAAGTTACGATAAGTATCACGCCCATGCCGACCGTATTTACCGGGTAGGTCGCTACTTTAACGGCGAAGACGGATTGCCCGGAGTACAGTTAGCGAATATTGCTCCGCCTTTTGCCCCTTTGCTTCAAAACGATTTTCCGGCGATAGAAGAAGCTACCCGTTTGTTGCAGCACAAGGCCGTAATAGCTGTTAGTCCGCAGAAATTCTTTACCGAAGAGAATGTATTTTTTGCGGAGCCTTCTTTTTTTAAAATTTTTACCGTTCTGCTCCATAGTGGCAATGCGCAAACGGCCCTAAGCGAACCAAACACCATCCTGCTCACCGAAAAATTAGTAGCGAAGTATTTCCCGAAGCAAAACCCCATTGGCCAATTGGTGCGCTTGGATAACAAAGTAACTTTAAAAGTAAGCGGCGTATTCCAGGACTTTCCGGTAAACTCCCATTTCCACCCGAGCTTTCTGGTTTCGTTTAGCACCCTGCAGGATAGTACGCTTTTTGGCCGGAAAAACCTGGCTAACTTTAGCATCAATCGGTTTACCACTTACCTGCTGGTACCACCAAAATACAACGTAGCCCACATCAGCGTGCAACTGCCGGCATTCCTCGACCGGCACATTGAATACCAGAATACCCGGCCTTCTTCGTACAACAACCTGTTTCTGCAAAAGCTTACCGATATTCATTTACATTCCCACCTGGATACCGAACTGGAAGCCAACGGCGATAGCAAGCAGGTGTATTTATTTGGGGTAATTGCTTTGTTTATTTTACTCATTGCATGCATTAATTTCATGAATTTATCTACCGCTCGTTCGTCAGTGCGGGCGAAAGAAATAGGAGTACGCAAAGTAATGGGCGCCAGCCAGGGCAAGTTAATTGTGCAGTTTTTAAGCGAATCGCTGTTGTTTGTATTGATTGCGGTACTACTGGCCGTAGTGTTCACCGATCTGGCTTTGCCGCTGATGAATCATTTGATTGGTAAAGAGCTAACTTATAGTCCGGTAAATGGTTGGCTAACGGCTTTGGTAGTGCTGGGTTTAGCCTTGCTGGTTGGCTTGGTAGCGGGTTCGTATCCGGCTTTGTATTTGTCTTCGTTTCAGCCAGCAAAAGTTTTAAAAGGCAAAATTATCCAGATAAACCGTACCGTATCGTTGCGAAAAGCGCTGGTAGTACTGCAATTCGCGATTACGATAGTATTGGTGGTGAGCACGGCCGTGGTGTACAAACAATTAGGCTACCTGCAAAATAAATCTTTGGGCTTAAACAAAGATTACATCGTTACGCTGCCTTACATGCCGCTTTTATCCGCGCGTTACCAGGCTTTCCGGAATGAATTATTAGCTACTAATGCCGTCGCGCAGGTGGCCCGTTCCATAGAAGCGCCTTCCGAACGTTTACTAAATTCATTGGGCGAGATGGGCATTGAATCAGGTGGATCGTACAAGGAATCTTCGCTATCATTTGAATTTCTGGGCATCGATCCTTATTTCGTGCCGACCTATAAAATTAAGGTTTTAGCGGGCCGTAACTTTTCTGAAGCGTATCCCACTGATAGCAACAAGGCTTTTCTGCTGAACGAAGCCGGAGTAAAAGCATTGGGCTTTAAAACGCCTCAGCAAGCCATTGGAAGCACCATTGATTACGGCGACCGTCGGGCTAAGATTGTGGGAGTATTATCGGATTTCCACTTCGAATCGATGCACCAAAAGATCAAACCTATTTTGTTCATGATTCCGCCTACGTCCGAATTCCGGCATTTATCGGTAAAGTTAGCGGGCGCGGATTTACAATATGGAATAACTCAGCTGGAAAAAACCTGGAAACAGTTTCTCCCGGACTATCCGTTTGAGTACGCTTTTCTGGACCAGAAATTTGGCCAGCTCTATGCAGCCGAACAGCGGCAGGGACTTTTGTTTACGCTGTTTGCCGGCATGGCTATTTTAATTGCCTGCTTAGGCTTGTTTGGTTTGGCCACTTTTGCTACGGAGCAGCGCTCCAAAGAAATTGGCATTCGCAAGGTGCTGGGCGCTTCCATTGGCAGTATTGTGGCTTTGCTCTCACGTGATTTTTTAAAATTAGTGTTATTGGCGAACCTGTTGGCCTGGCCCATTGCCTGGTACGGCATGCACCGCTGGCTCCAGGATTTTGCTTATCGCACGCCCTTATCGTGGTCTACGTTTGGGTGGGCAACGCTGCTGGCTTTAACTATTGCCCTGCTTACAATAAGCTTCCAGGCGATAAAAGCCGCTGTGGCAAACCCGGTAGAGGCGCTACGGAACGAGTAA
- a CDS encoding ABC transporter permease has protein sequence MLSNYLKLAYRNLLRQKFYTAINIVGLTLGITCCLLIFLFVKNELSYDRFHAQGDRIYRVLRVASINGDKAKIPYVSGPYAPALRNDFPGDVKAAVRVMSTNALFSYQDKTFKEDRVFITDPNFLEVFTFPLVQGDPRQVLADPNNVVISEAMAQKYFGSENPVGKLLTLDKTQTCKVSGVMANVPENSHLKFDFIFSIKDYEGQDWFQRWNNNAMFTYVLLAEQTNLQNLMAQFPAFMEKHQGAEAKKEGQRMTLDLQPLLAIHLDTNTQFDFAEQGNKSNVYIFSAIAVFILLIACINFMNLASARSAGRAREVGVRKVLGAYKQHLIGQFLSESTLLTFIAVALSFGLIILILPYFNAFTEKHLVIPFTSPGLYAFLVGITLVVGLLAGSYPAFFLSSFQPVKVLKGRLASSAGHPVLRKALVVAQFSLSIFLMIGTAVIFRQMDYVQHKNLGFSKEHIIRIPLDNSEIHDHRQAFMNRVKQLPGVQAVSVMSGEPGGFHDKYVFAVTDKPNETWSFRTAFSDVNYLPTLGIKLVAGRNFSKSFATDSVAAILLNETAVKNLGWTPQEALGKELVDPSHWAEQQVPRRRKVIGVVQDYHFSSLKEAIEPLVITMRRDHRLVAIRLAPGNPKPALAAIETVYKQLAASYPFQYTFLDESFDQLYKSEQKQAQILTVFAVLAIFIACLGLFGLALYSTEQRRKEIGIRKVLGASVGGLVTLLSQDFLKLVLLANVLAWPLAWWAMHQWLQDFTYRVELSAFIFIVAGIVALLIAIATVSLQALKVAVANPVNALRDE, from the coding sequence ATGCTTTCCAACTACTTAAAACTCGCTTACCGGAATTTACTGCGGCAGAAGTTTTATACTGCCATTAACATAGTAGGGCTAACGCTGGGAATTACCTGCTGTTTGCTGATATTCTTATTTGTAAAGAACGAACTCAGCTACGACCGTTTTCACGCGCAAGGCGACAGAATTTACCGGGTGTTGCGCGTGGCCAGCATCAACGGCGACAAAGCAAAAATACCGTACGTATCCGGGCCGTATGCGCCCGCGCTGCGCAACGATTTTCCCGGCGATGTAAAAGCAGCGGTGCGGGTTATGTCGACTAACGCTTTGTTTTCGTATCAGGATAAAACGTTTAAAGAAGACCGGGTATTTATCACGGATCCTAATTTTCTGGAAGTATTTACTTTTCCGTTAGTGCAAGGCGATCCGCGGCAAGTACTCGCCGACCCGAATAACGTAGTTATCAGCGAAGCCATGGCCCAGAAGTATTTCGGCTCCGAAAACCCGGTAGGCAAGCTCCTGACCTTAGATAAAACCCAAACGTGCAAAGTGAGCGGCGTAATGGCCAACGTGCCGGAAAACTCCCACCTGAAATTTGATTTTATCTTTTCCATTAAAGACTACGAAGGACAAGACTGGTTCCAAAGGTGGAATAACAATGCGATGTTTACCTACGTGCTGCTGGCCGAGCAAACGAATCTCCAAAATTTAATGGCGCAATTCCCCGCTTTTATGGAGAAACACCAGGGCGCCGAAGCCAAAAAAGAAGGACAACGCATGACCCTGGATTTACAGCCCCTCCTGGCCATTCACCTGGATACCAATACCCAGTTTGATTTTGCGGAGCAAGGCAATAAAAGCAACGTGTACATCTTTTCGGCCATTGCCGTATTTATTTTGCTCATTGCTTGCATTAATTTCATGAACCTGGCTTCGGCCCGTTCGGCTGGCCGGGCCAGAGAAGTAGGCGTACGCAAAGTGCTGGGCGCCTATAAACAACACCTGATCGGCCAGTTTTTAAGCGAATCTACCTTGCTCACGTTTATTGCGGTGGCCTTATCGTTTGGTTTAATCATCTTAATCTTACCTTACTTTAATGCCTTCACCGAAAAGCACCTGGTTATTCCTTTTACCAGTCCGGGATTATACGCGTTTTTAGTGGGCATTACGCTGGTGGTTGGTTTGCTTGCGGGCAGCTATCCGGCTTTCTTTTTGTCTTCTTTTCAGCCGGTGAAAGTTTTAAAAGGCCGGCTAGCTTCCAGTGCGGGCCATCCGGTGTTACGCAAAGCTTTGGTAGTAGCGCAATTCAGCCTTTCTATTTTCCTGATGATTGGTACTGCGGTTATTTTCCGGCAGATGGACTACGTACAACACAAAAATTTAGGATTTAGTAAAGAGCACATTATTAGAATTCCGTTGGATAATAGCGAGATTCACGACCACCGACAGGCTTTTATGAACCGGGTAAAACAACTGCCGGGCGTACAAGCAGTTTCGGTTATGTCGGGCGAACCGGGCGGTTTCCACGATAAATACGTATTTGCCGTAACCGATAAACCCAACGAAACCTGGAGTTTCCGGACGGCTTTCTCTGATGTAAATTACCTGCCTACGCTCGGCATTAAACTGGTAGCGGGTCGCAATTTCTCTAAATCTTTTGCCACCGATTCGGTAGCCGCCATATTACTGAACGAAACCGCCGTTAAAAACTTAGGCTGGACGCCTCAGGAAGCGCTCGGGAAAGAGTTAGTAGACCCCAGCCATTGGGCCGAACAACAAGTGCCACGCCGGCGAAAAGTAATTGGCGTAGTACAAGATTATCATTTCTCGTCGCTGAAAGAAGCCATTGAGCCTTTGGTAATAACCATGCGCCGCGACCACCGGCTGGTAGCTATCCGGTTGGCTCCCGGTAATCCTAAACCAGCTTTGGCCGCCATCGAAACCGTGTATAAGCAACTAGCGGCCAGTTATCCGTTTCAATACACTTTCCTCGACGAATCGTTCGACCAATTATACAAGAGCGAGCAAAAGCAAGCGCAAATTCTTACCGTTTTTGCCGTACTCGCCATTTTTATTGCTTGCCTGGGTTTATTTGGTCTGGCTTTATACTCCACAGAACAGCGCCGCAAAGAAATTGGCATTCGCAAAGTGCTCGGCGCTTCGGTGGGCGGGTTGGTAACCTTACTTTCTCAGGATTTTTTAAAATTGGTATTGTTGGCTAATGTATTAGCCTGGCCTTTAGCCTGGTGGGCCATGCACCAATGGTTGCAGGATTTTACCTACCGCGTAGAACTCAGCGCCTTTATTTTTATTGTGGCTGGCATTGTTGCCTTACTCATTGCCATTGCAACAGTCAGTTTACAGGCCTTAAAAGTAGCCGTGGCCAACCCGGTTAACGCGCTGCGCGACGAGTAA